Proteins from one Gemmatimonadales bacterium genomic window:
- a CDS encoding LuxR C-terminal-related transcriptional regulator, producing MSPLEWGSRDAWLAESVQRVREVCGVPGRELPADSIGGLEALLHVPNDHPGWLWAALEGPEGGLRDVRWSPTVEGSEAWLVVVSLRCALIAGLATLHRLRAWRSTLGQAFDDVETGMAIFGNEGRREVARNERLNELLQEELARDRLLDHISRQAAQAASSERQREDAQELELPGGFYRLSASRVAAGTLLTEPGVLVLVDRLTAALPTTQELRVTFGLRGREPQVALLAAEGLSNAVIAQRLRLSAHTVRHYLERVLDRLGLHTRKALALHLMGGGGERPQLPSRRPAP from the coding sequence ATGTCTCCCCTCGAGTGGGGGAGCCGCGACGCGTGGCTCGCCGAGAGCGTTCAGCGGGTTCGGGAGGTGTGCGGCGTCCCGGGGCGGGAGCTACCTGCGGATTCGATTGGCGGGCTCGAAGCGCTGCTGCATGTCCCGAACGACCACCCGGGGTGGCTGTGGGCGGCCTTGGAAGGCCCCGAGGGGGGACTGCGGGACGTGCGCTGGTCCCCCACCGTGGAGGGTTCCGAGGCCTGGCTCGTCGTCGTATCTCTCCGCTGCGCACTCATCGCCGGCCTCGCGACCCTGCACCGGCTTCGCGCCTGGCGGAGCACGCTCGGTCAGGCGTTCGACGACGTGGAGACCGGCATGGCCATTTTCGGAAACGAGGGGCGCCGCGAAGTCGCGCGGAACGAGCGCCTGAACGAGCTGCTCCAGGAGGAGCTCGCGCGCGACCGGTTGCTCGACCACATCAGCCGCCAGGCAGCCCAGGCCGCATCGTCCGAGCGCCAGCGGGAGGACGCGCAGGAGTTGGAGCTGCCGGGCGGCTTCTACCGGTTGTCCGCGAGCCGCGTGGCGGCCGGCACACTGTTGACCGAACCGGGCGTGCTGGTCCTGGTGGACCGCCTGACCGCGGCGCTTCCGACGACGCAGGAACTGCGAGTCACCTTCGGACTTCGGGGCCGCGAGCCCCAGGTCGCGCTGCTCGCGGCGGAGGGGCTGTCGAACGCGGTGATCGCCCAGCGGCTCCGCTTGAGCGCGCACACGGTTCGGCACTACCTCGAGCGGGTACTCGACCGGCTCGGCCTCCATACGCGGAAGGCGCTGGCACTGCACCTCATGGGAGGCGGCGGGGAGCGTCCGCAGCTGCCGAGTCGGCGGCCGGCTCCCTAG
- a CDS encoding invasin domain 3-containing protein encodes MVLPNHGQPSQIVVVRGDSLSGTIGEPLGDSLVVRVVDGFGDPVAGSEVTWTAEGGGTVSPPTSVTSSDGRAGTQRVLGADIGTYGTTAALLGIETPPDPVRFTTLGVAARLALSVAPPATASTGVPLSPQPVLQLKDASGNDIAREGVVVTAQISAGGGTLDGGTTSSSDAAGRVAFVDLAIRGSPGTRSLIFAADGFASATASVAVGVGAPGAIEAAAGSDQEAEVGKAVATRPAVVVRDEDGNVLEGIPVTFKVAGGGGSLDGANPVTGSDGVATAGGWTLGQKVGANTLEASLSGLDVSGSPVVFTATGTPGSVSAGKSKVSAAPETITASGGSSKSTITVTARDGFDNPIPGLDVTLSATGPGNTLTQPAAPTGSNGSTTGVLSATTPGNRLVSATIGGTGVTQTATIAVSAGAPSASRSSATVPNGTAGKATTIEMRLRDAQGNDVSGQAGAIALSVSGANSRNSFSPSDQGGGRYTAAYTPEKAGTDQVQVKVSGTALSGSPFASVVEAGDAAPATSRAVVPACVEFRNLPATITITAFDEFGNLVKRGGDDFRIRVNQGSSTITPTDNGDGTYTARLDLSVGVFRIDITLDGTPIKGNAFQIVVPFPFAGC; translated from the coding sequence TTGGTCCTGCCGAACCACGGCCAGCCCTCCCAAATCGTGGTCGTCCGGGGCGATAGCCTGAGCGGAACCATCGGCGAGCCCCTGGGAGATTCGCTGGTCGTGCGGGTGGTCGACGGGTTCGGCGATCCGGTCGCCGGGTCCGAGGTGACCTGGACCGCCGAGGGGGGAGGCACCGTAAGCCCGCCGACCAGCGTGACTTCGTCCGATGGACGGGCCGGCACTCAGCGGGTGCTGGGCGCCGATATCGGCACCTACGGCACCACCGCCGCGCTCCTGGGGATCGAGACACCTCCGGACCCGGTGCGGTTCACCACGCTGGGCGTGGCCGCGCGGCTTGCCCTTAGCGTGGCGCCGCCGGCCACCGCCTCAACCGGCGTGCCGCTGAGCCCCCAGCCGGTGCTCCAGCTCAAGGACGCCAGCGGCAACGACATCGCCCGCGAGGGCGTGGTGGTAACGGCCCAGATCTCTGCCGGGGGTGGCACGCTGGACGGCGGCACGACCTCCAGCAGCGACGCTGCCGGGCGGGTGGCCTTCGTCGATCTCGCGATCAGGGGGTCGCCCGGTACCCGGAGCCTCATCTTTGCCGCCGATGGCTTTGCTTCGGCCACCGCCAGCGTGGCGGTCGGGGTCGGGGCGCCGGGGGCGATCGAAGCGGCGGCTGGCAGCGACCAGGAGGCCGAGGTGGGCAAGGCAGTGGCGACCCGCCCGGCCGTGGTGGTGCGCGACGAGGACGGCAATGTGCTCGAGGGCATTCCGGTGACGTTCAAGGTGGCCGGGGGCGGCGGATCGCTGGACGGTGCCAATCCGGTGACCGGGAGCGACGGCGTGGCCACCGCCGGCGGCTGGACCTTGGGGCAGAAGGTCGGGGCCAACACCCTCGAGGCCAGCCTCTCGGGGCTCGACGTGAGCGGCAGCCCGGTAGTGTTCACCGCCACGGGCACGCCCGGCTCGGTGAGCGCCGGGAAGAGCAAGGTGAGCGCCGCGCCCGAGACCATCACGGCGTCGGGCGGATCGAGCAAGAGCACGATCACGGTGACCGCGCGCGACGGGTTCGACAATCCGATCCCCGGCCTGGACGTCACCCTGTCGGCCACCGGCCCGGGCAATACGCTGACCCAGCCGGCAGCTCCGACCGGGAGCAATGGATCGACGACGGGTGTGCTGAGTGCGACTACTCCGGGGAACCGCCTGGTCTCCGCCACAATCGGCGGGACGGGCGTGACCCAGACTGCAACCATCGCCGTGTCTGCCGGCGCGCCCAGCGCCTCGCGCAGCAGTGCGACGGTGCCGAACGGCACTGCGGGGAAGGCGACGACCATCGAGATGCGGCTCAGGGACGCGCAGGGCAATGACGTGTCGGGCCAGGCGGGTGCGATCGCGCTGTCGGTGTCAGGGGCCAACTCGCGGAATTCGTTCAGCCCCTCGGACCAGGGCGGGGGGCGCTACACGGCCGCGTACACGCCTGAGAAAGCGGGCACGGATCAGGTGCAGGTGAAGGTGTCGGGGACGGCGCTATCCGGTTCGCCGTTTGCGAGCGTGGTGGAGGCGGGGGACGCGGCTCCGGCGACGTCGCGGGCGGTGGTGCCTGCCTGTGTCGAGTTCCGCAACCTGCCGGCGACGATCACGATCACGGCGTTCGACGAGTTCGGCAATCTGGTGAAACGGGGAGGGGACGACTTCCGGATCCGGGTGAATCAGGGATCGTCGACGATCACCCCGACGGACAACGGGGATGGGACGTATACCGCGCGGCTCGATCTCAGCGTGGGGGTGTTCCGGATCGATATCACGCTGGACGGGACGCCGATCAAGGGGAACGCGTTTCAGATCGTGGTGCCGTTCCCATTCGCGGGGTGCTAG
- a CDS encoding DUF885 domain-containing protein, with protein MRRRSLALGLLALALAGGCRPAPKAVARGGDWDQFVDRFLEAYFAANPGFAVYQGRHDFDGKLPDWSEAGLASAVAQLRAARDSAMAWDTTGLDAPRRLQRQYLVDVIEGQLFWRDEAKWPTKNPTWYADNLDPNVYIARPYADPTVRARALTAWARAVPRAADQIKANLRLPLPKSYVAIGRIRFGGLVGFLRNDAPKAFASVEDSPVRASLDSALTAAAESMHRLDQWFASQEKTAVDSFAMGPQLFARMLHATDRVDVPLDRLEALGRADLDRNIAALKEACAAFAKGQALEACVEKANDIKPAGPIVEAARLQLDSLAAFVRAKDLVTVPGTEKAQVHESPPYQRWNFAYIDPPGPYDKGLPSVYYVAPPEPSWSKKEQHDYLPGRANLEFTSVHEVWPGHFVQFLHSNRSADKFGAVFVTYAFAEGWAHYAEEMMWEAGLGNGSPEVHIGQLQNALLRDARYLSAIGMHTGHMTQAQSERLFREDALQDGATARQQAARGTFDPEYLNYTLGKLMIRQLRADWTATHGGRGGWKAFHDRFLSYGGPPVPLVREAMLGVGAGAALR; from the coding sequence ATGAGGCGTCGGTCTCTGGCCCTGGGCTTGTTGGCTCTCGCCCTGGCGGGGGGTTGCCGGCCCGCGCCAAAGGCCGTGGCCCGCGGTGGAGACTGGGACCAATTCGTCGACCGGTTCCTCGAGGCGTACTTCGCCGCGAACCCGGGATTCGCCGTCTACCAGGGGCGGCACGACTTTGACGGCAAGCTGCCCGACTGGAGCGAGGCCGGGCTCGCCAGTGCGGTCGCCCAGCTTCGCGCGGCGCGCGACTCGGCGATGGCGTGGGACACCACGGGCCTCGACGCGCCGCGCCGGCTGCAGCGGCAATACCTGGTCGACGTCATCGAAGGCCAGCTCTTCTGGCGCGACGAGGCCAAGTGGCCGACGAAGAACCCCACCTGGTACGCCGACAACCTCGATCCCAACGTCTATATCGCCCGACCCTACGCCGACCCGACGGTACGAGCCCGTGCGCTCACGGCCTGGGCCCGCGCGGTGCCGCGTGCCGCCGATCAAATCAAGGCGAACCTTCGGCTGCCGCTTCCCAAGTCGTACGTGGCGATCGGCCGGATCCGCTTCGGGGGCCTGGTGGGCTTCCTGCGCAACGACGCGCCGAAGGCCTTCGCGAGTGTGGAGGACAGCCCGGTACGCGCGTCGCTCGATTCGGCGTTGACCGCGGCCGCCGAATCGATGCATCGGCTCGACCAGTGGTTCGCCTCGCAGGAGAAGACTGCGGTGGACAGCTTCGCGATGGGTCCCCAGCTCTTCGCGCGGATGCTCCATGCCACTGACAGAGTGGATGTCCCGCTGGATCGGCTCGAGGCCCTCGGCCGTGCGGATCTCGACCGCAACATCGCGGCGCTCAAGGAGGCGTGCGCGGCGTTTGCCAAGGGACAGGCGCTCGAGGCGTGCGTCGAGAAGGCGAACGATATCAAGCCCGCGGGCCCCATCGTGGAGGCCGCGCGACTGCAGCTGGATTCGCTCGCCGCGTTCGTCCGGGCGAAGGATCTGGTGACGGTTCCCGGCACCGAGAAGGCCCAGGTCCACGAGTCGCCACCGTACCAGCGTTGGAACTTCGCGTACATCGATCCGCCCGGACCCTATGACAAGGGGTTGCCGAGCGTCTATTACGTGGCGCCGCCCGAACCGTCCTGGTCGAAGAAAGAGCAGCACGACTACCTGCCGGGGCGGGCCAATCTGGAGTTCACCAGCGTGCACGAGGTCTGGCCCGGCCACTTCGTCCAGTTCCTCCACTCCAATCGGTCGGCGGACAAGTTCGGCGCGGTGTTCGTGACCTACGCCTTCGCGGAGGGCTGGGCCCACTATGCCGAGGAGATGATGTGGGAGGCGGGCCTGGGGAACGGGAGTCCCGAAGTGCACATCGGCCAGCTGCAGAACGCGCTGCTCCGCGATGCCCGCTATCTCTCGGCCATCGGGATGCACACCGGGCATATGACCCAGGCGCAATCGGAGCGGCTCTTCCGGGAGGACGCCTTACAGGACGGGGCGACGGCGCGGCAGCAGGCGGCGCGGGGGACGTTCGATCCCGAGTATCTCAACTACACGCTGGGCAAGCTGATGATCCGCCAGTTGCGGGCGGACTGGACGGCGACGCACGGTGGGCGCGGGGGGTGGAAGGCGTTTCACGACCGGTTTCTCTCGTACGGAGGGCCGCCGGTGCCGCTGGTGCGGGAGGCGATGCTGGGGGTGGGGGCGGGGGCGGCGCTGAGGTAG